One Babylonia areolata isolate BAREFJ2019XMU chromosome 27, ASM4173473v1, whole genome shotgun sequence DNA window includes the following coding sequences:
- the LOC143301356 gene encoding FGFR1 oncogene partner 2 homolog: MALTVDKLLGDARLLVTRLKDQDTSTDTIISTSQILHKRIEAMKQYQDDINELNEMAKHRPRSTLVMGLAQENQQIRDLQQEKQELQIALEEHQSALQLIMHKYRQHTVNLLRANHLDGRAAQHQGRSKEEVCRLLDKVEEMAGVMQHAVRLDDQHDNQTQELVARLELENRTLRQMLEVCTTAHLPILPPAEEDEASLDLSHHNASSLDSSCSSQVSQIEVKLGATTLGPMVEDSETRPEEGEGKEEEDGEKKS, from the exons ATGGCGCTGACAGTGGATAAGCTGCTTGGAGATGCACGACTTCTTGTCACACGGCTCAAAGATCAGGACACCAGTACAGACACCATCATTTCAACCTCTCAGATACTGCACAAACGTATAGAGGCCATGAAACAG TACCAAGATGACATCAACGAGCTGAACGAGATGGCCAAGCACCGGCCGCGGTCCACACTGGTGATGGGTCTGGCCCAGGAGAACCAGCAGATCCGGGACCTGCAGCAGGAGAAGCAGGAGCTGCAGATAGCCCTGGAGGAGCACCAGTCGGCCCTGCAGCTCATCATGCACAAGTACCGGCAGCACACCGTCAACCTGCTGAGGGCCAACCACCTGGACGGCCGCGCCGCACAGCACCAGGGCCGATCCAAG GAGGAGGTGTGCCGGCTGCTGGACAAGGTGGAGGAGATGGCGGGCGTGATGCAACATGCCGTGCGATTGGACGACCAGCACGACAACCAGACCCAGGAGCTGGTGGCCCGCCTGGAGTTGGAGAACCGAACCCTGCGACAGATGCTGGAGGTGTGCACCACTGCCCACCTCCCCATCCTGCCCCCTGCCGAGGAGGACGAGGCATCCCTCGACCTCTCCCACCACAACGCTTCGTCACTggacagcagctgcagcagccagGTGTCGCAGATTGAAGTGAAGCTTGGTGCCACCACCTTGGGACCGATGGTGGAGGACAGTGAAACCAGgccagaggaaggggaagggaaggaggaggaggacggtgagAAGAAGTCTTGA
- the LOC143301355 gene encoding uncharacterized protein LOC143301355 produces the protein MKATTLATTTLLLLTLSLTPTPSSSYTYHPYPADTRPPSSLPVAAATTLSPEAVEEAVEEAVEQQQETAQEYLGGLLNALYPEPASAGQEEAQEQVQEAQEQYMDYVKDVVNTLIDTIYGPESDTTQQQQQDDEAEEDATVPTSTTTTAAAQEQEEEDDGGSYSYTTTASFVVTTAAAAPEAEEDDEEDASATTTVAPATTTTPEAEEEDDEEEVAATTTVAPATTTTPEAEEEDDEEEVAATTTVAPATTTTPEAEEEDDEEEVAATTTVAPATTTTPAVEEEEEDEEEEDEDVAITTVAPVSTTDDDADEKEEEDDAEEEEEDDDDDDVVSTTMATVTTTDDEENDDDDDETTTAVTVDRTLSIIDDDDDDDDDDVTTTTSTTTTTTTTTTVPTTTDDDDDDDDDDDDTTTTAATTTSAPTTTTTAVPNDDDDDDDDDDDDVTTTTSTTTTTTTTTTVPTTTDDDDDDDDDDTTTTAATTTSAPTTTTTAVPNLCTDCEFEHGVGYNPHPSDCTLFVQCRMGQNGVPVVAGVHSCPHGLYWNQAKLICDFQRNVQCVDDICKSSVKKTKRSGATCRGFWDCGSGTAVARCCAAGFAFNPVTQRCHYNPSCQDDCLPTHKPVQFECRGMRSVPEDRNKFEVLTAGNTWVRMSCPPSLGFTEYPCGCTQPLHNPITHPQCVPELYLPFETDAKDYSGNGLWIDNKNVKVKNGKAIFNGDSRLLITFFSNTWWGDIVYVHLRYRLHPTATNARYALVSNGDCQQRPSLAMCASPQGVDFYGETKSNAMPANFTVPFGYPEDGYGWKDVLYRLDENHLTGFVNTQLTVTPAPGVLESRDRGLLIGRGAGCEDFRGYIDELTVYRCRPHYK, from the exons ATGAAAGCGACGaccctcgccaccaccaccctcctcctcctcaccctctccctcacccccaccccctcctcctcctacacctaCCACCCGTACCCCGCGGACACcagacctccctcctccctccccgttgCCGCCGCCACAACCCTGAGCCCCGAAGcggtggaggaggcggtggaggaggcggtggagcAACAGCAGGAGACGGCACAGGAGTACCTGGGAGGACTTCTGAACGCCCTGTACCCCGAGCCGGCCTCGGCTGGGCAGGAGGAAGCCCAGGAGCAGGTCCAAGAGGCCCAGGAGCAGTACATGGACTACGTCAAAGACGTGGTGAACACCCTCATCGACACCATCTACGGGCCCGAGAGCGACACcacgcagcagcagcaacaggatgACGAAGCCGAGGAGGACGCCACAGTGccgacctccaccaccaccacggcagccgctcaggagcaggaggaggaagatgacggcGGGTCCTACAGTTACACCACCACCGCCTCTTTCGTGGTCACCACCGCTGCCGCCGCACCTGAGGCtgaggaggatgacgaggaggatGCCTCGGCCACGACCACTGTtgcccctgccaccaccaccacacctgaggctgaggaggaggacgacgaggaggaggtcGCGGCCACGACCACTGTtgcccctgccaccaccaccacacctgaggctgaggaggaggacgacgaggaggaggtcGCGGCCACGACCACTGTtgcccctgccaccaccaccacacctgaggctgaggaggaggacgacgaggaggaggtcGCGGCCACGACCACTGTtgcccctgccaccaccaccacccctgctgtggaagaggaggaggaagatgaagaagaagaagacgaagatgtgGCTATCACCACCGTGGCTCCAGTGTCCACAactgacgatgatgctgatgaaaaagaagaagaagatgatgctgaagaagaagaagaagatgatgatgatgatgatgtcgtcagCACAACCATGGCGACTGTCACCACCACCGACGatgaggagaatgatgatgatgacgatgagaccACCACAGCCGTCACTGTCGATAGAACCTTGTCCATcatagacgacgacgacgatgacgatgatgatgatgtcaccacaacgacatccaccaccaccaccaccactaccaccaccacggtGCCTAccacaacagatgatgatgatgatgatgacgatgacgacgatgataccactactactgctgctaccaccacgtCCGCTCCTACCACCACGACTACAGCTGTTCCGA acgacgacgacgatgacgatgatgatgatgatgatgatgtcaccacaacgacatccaccaccaccaccaccactaccaccaccacggtGCCTAccacaacagatgatgatgatgatgatgatgacgatgataccactactactgctgctaccaccacgtCCGCTCCTACCACCACGACTACAGCTGTTCCGA ACCTGTGCACGGACTGTGAGTTCGAACACGGCGTGGGCTACAACCCTCACCCCAGCGACTGCACCCTGTTCGTGCAGTGCCGAATGGGCCAGAACGGGGTGCCGGTGGTGGCTGGCGTGCACTCCTGCCCTCACGGGCTCTACTGGAACCAGGCCAAGCTGATCTGCGACTTCCAGAGAAACGTGCAGTGCGTGGACG ACATATGCAAAAGCTCCGTGAAGAAGACCAAGAGGTCCGGAGCGACGTGTCGAGGGTTCTGGGACTGTGGCTCCGGCACTGCTGTGGCCAGGTGCTGTGCAGCTGGGTTCGCCTTCAACCCCGTCACCCAGCGATGCCACTACAACCCCAGCTGTCAGGACGACTGCCTGCCCACCCACAAACCTGTCC AGTTTGAGTGCCGGGGGATGCGATCAGTACCCGAGGACCGGAACAAGTTCGAGGTGCTGACGGCCGGCAACACATGGGTCCGGATGTCCTGTCCCCCGTCCCTGGGCTTCACGGAGTACCCCTGTGGGTGCACCCAGCCCCTCCAcaaccccatcacccacccac aATGTGTCCCGGAGCTCTACCTGCCCTTCGAGACGGACGCCAAGGACTACTCTGGCAATGGGCTGTGGATCGACAACAAGAACGTCAAAGTCAAGAACGGCAAGGCGATCTTCAACGGCGACAGTCGTCTGCTGATcaccttcttctccaacacctgGTGGGGCGACATCGTCTACGTTCACCTCCGCTACAGGCTCCACCCCACGGCCACCAACGCCCGCTACGCTCTGGTGAGCAACGGGGACTGCCAGCAGCGGCCGTCTCTGGCCATGTGCGCCAGCCCTCAGGGCGTGGACTTCTACGGTGAGACGAAGAGCAACGCCATGCCTGCCAACTTCACTGTGCCTTTTGGATACCctgag gacgGTTACGGCTGGAAGGACGTCCTGTACCGGTTGGATGAGAATCACCTCACCGGGTTTGTCAACACCCAGTTGACTGTGACGCCAGCTCCAG GTGTCCTGGAGTCACGTGACCGGGGTCTGCTGATCGGAAGGGGGGCAGGCTGTGAGGACTTCCGTGGCTACATTGACGAGCTGACCGTCTACCGCTGCCGTCCCCACTACAAGTGA